The following coding sequences are from one Microtus pennsylvanicus isolate mMicPen1 chromosome 1, mMicPen1.hap1, whole genome shotgun sequence window:
- the LOC142843600 gene encoding beta-1,3-galactosyltransferase 5-like isoform X2, producing the protein MELFEEPPFVLKNGHGQFLQLPDIDCKQKPPFLVLLVTSSHKQLAARMAIRKTWGREAEIHGKNVKTLFLLGASDSSDEMNATAQEGKQHRDIIQKDFKDVYYNLTLKTLMGMEWVHHFCPQAAFVMKTDSDMFVNVGYLTELLLKKNKTSRFFTGHIRYYQLPFRHNLNKWFVSKFEYPWDRYPPFCSGTGYILSSDVASQVYDVSESIPFLKLEDVFVGLCLAKLKIRPEELHTKQTFFPGGLRFSVCRFQKIVTCHYVSPQNLLTYWQILENSQEQNCSDV; encoded by the coding sequence ATGGAACTTTTCGAGGAACCACCATTTGTTCTCAAGAACGGTCACGGGCAGTTTCTCCAGCTTCCAGATATAGACTGCAAGCAGAAGCCACCTTTCCTTGTGCTGCTGGTGACTTCATCCCACAAGCAGCTGGCAGCTCGCATGGCCATCCGCAAGACATGGGGTAGAGAGGCAGAGATTCATGGGAAAAATGTGAAGACCCTCTTCCTCCTGGGGGCCTCAGACAGCAGCGATGAGATGAATGCCACAGCCCAGGAGGGCAAGCAGCACCGTGACATCATCCAGAAGGATTTCAAGGATGTCTATTACAACTTGACCCTGAAGACATTGATGGGCATGGAGTGGGTCCACCACTTTTGTCCTCAGGCAGCTTTTGTGATGAAGACAGACTCAGACATGTTTGTGAATGTTGGCTATCTGACTGAACTGctgctgaagaaaaacaaaacctccagGTTCTTCACGGGCCACATAAGGTACTATCAACTGCCCTTCAGGCATAACTTAAACAAGTGGTTTGTGAGTAAATTTGAATATCCCTGGGACAGGTACCCACCTTTTTGTTCTGGAACAGGTTACATCCTTTCTAGTGATGTGGCCAGCCAAGTATACGATGTCTCTGAGAGTATTCCATTCCTCAAGCTGGAGGATGTGTTTGTTGGGCTCTGCCTGGCCAAGCTGAAGATCCGGCCTGAGGAACTCCACACCAAACAGACCTTTTTCCCAGGTGGCTTACGCTTCTCTGTGTGCCGCTTTCAGAAAATTGTGACCTGCCACTACGTGTCACCCCAGAACTTACTCACTTACTGGCAGATACTGGAGAACTCTCAGGAACAGAATTGCTCTGATGTCTGA
- the LOC142843600 gene encoding beta-1,3-galactosyltransferase 5-like isoform X1, with product MDFMKMRLVYAFILTMGALCFYFSMELFEEPPFVLKNGHGQFLQLPDIDCKQKPPFLVLLVTSSHKQLAARMAIRKTWGREAEIHGKNVKTLFLLGASDSSDEMNATAQEGKQHRDIIQKDFKDVYYNLTLKTLMGMEWVHHFCPQAAFVMKTDSDMFVNVGYLTELLLKKNKTSRFFTGHIRYYQLPFRHNLNKWFVSKFEYPWDRYPPFCSGTGYILSSDVASQVYDVSESIPFLKLEDVFVGLCLAKLKIRPEELHTKQTFFPGGLRFSVCRFQKIVTCHYVSPQNLLTYWQILENSQEQNCSDV from the coding sequence ATGGACTTCATGAAGATGAGGCTGGTTTATGCTTTCATTCTGACAATGGGTGCTCTTTGCTTCTACTTCAGCATGGAACTTTTCGAGGAACCACCATTTGTTCTCAAGAACGGTCACGGGCAGTTTCTCCAGCTTCCAGATATAGACTGCAAGCAGAAGCCACCTTTCCTTGTGCTGCTGGTGACTTCATCCCACAAGCAGCTGGCAGCTCGCATGGCCATCCGCAAGACATGGGGTAGAGAGGCAGAGATTCATGGGAAAAATGTGAAGACCCTCTTCCTCCTGGGGGCCTCAGACAGCAGCGATGAGATGAATGCCACAGCCCAGGAGGGCAAGCAGCACCGTGACATCATCCAGAAGGATTTCAAGGATGTCTATTACAACTTGACCCTGAAGACATTGATGGGCATGGAGTGGGTCCACCACTTTTGTCCTCAGGCAGCTTTTGTGATGAAGACAGACTCAGACATGTTTGTGAATGTTGGCTATCTGACTGAACTGctgctgaagaaaaacaaaacctccagGTTCTTCACGGGCCACATAAGGTACTATCAACTGCCCTTCAGGCATAACTTAAACAAGTGGTTTGTGAGTAAATTTGAATATCCCTGGGACAGGTACCCACCTTTTTGTTCTGGAACAGGTTACATCCTTTCTAGTGATGTGGCCAGCCAAGTATACGATGTCTCTGAGAGTATTCCATTCCTCAAGCTGGAGGATGTGTTTGTTGGGCTCTGCCTGGCCAAGCTGAAGATCCGGCCTGAGGAACTCCACACCAAACAGACCTTTTTCCCAGGTGGCTTACGCTTCTCTGTGTGCCGCTTTCAGAAAATTGTGACCTGCCACTACGTGTCACCCCAGAACTTACTCACTTACTGGCAGATACTGGAGAACTCTCAGGAACAGAATTGCTCTGATGTCTGA